Genomic DNA from Apis mellifera strain DH4 linkage group LG6, Amel_HAv3.1, whole genome shotgun sequence:
AAATCCTAGAAAttcttaagatatatatttcaccaTAATTGAttgttgataatatatattgtttgagaaataattttagtattaaatatgtaactatcaaatattttttccttttcatataatttaaatttttccagattttaaccattaattttttattttttcttaatacttaatactttacatatttatatgtttatctaAACTTTTAAATCATCATccatgattataatatatattaaaagtattaaattcgtaaataatttcactaattacattaatttaagcAACAAGAATTTCTAATGTTTAGAAATTTCAGCGAATATATTTACCATGAAAATTTCTCtagatgataataatgaaaagcGAGTATTCTCAGAATCGCCTCGAGCAatgaatataaacaaaaattctcgtgaattgcaatatattaaagaattaaaattaaataagattaaattgaaataataacaaagatcaaataattaacatcgaaaaattttaaaacattaaaaaaaaattataaaataatcaatctaaattatggaataaaaaaataagtattaacATTCACTgttcattatatatgtaaaaaccataacaatttcatcaatacaaaaaaaatataagacttACCATTTATAGATAACACCAAAGCATTTAGTAATCCAATAACTTCAGCCATCTTGAGAATGAAATACCGGCATTTACGAACGCGCGAAACTATCACACtcacaaataaaatatgaaaaatcacaaataataaaaataaaaaagtatttcacttgtgaataaatgtatatactttGCGTGAATAAACGTATTTTAAAGTTATACAAATAAGACACAAATTCTATAAACACTCgcgaataaatacatattaaaaaatcggaAATAATATgtcaaatatttgcaaataaaacatACGTAATTCAAATTCGCAAATAAATATGCGAATTAAAAACACTCGCGAATAAAacaggaatatttaaaatatttatgattaaaaaataaatattttaaattcgtgcacaatttgaaattatataggaAATGAAATGCGCATAGCTCCAATGCGTCTAAACGGTATGGCAGTCGAAGCGTAACTGCCTCTCCCCACCCAACGATCGTAACTCTGCGGGCAAAGTCGTGCGTATTGATATCGATAATggcacaaatattataaatttcgaacgaatattttaatatgaaatatttaaattttataatttttattttattaataatttattgatacaatataatgatatataatgtcATAATTCTCAATGttaccaatttttatttatttttattatagaataagatTACAACgttaataatgattgaaatttaaattaaattttaatataaaattatattataaataaaaaataaaacaaatattctagtacaaaatattttgtaggtaaatataaaatatttctagtatcaatatatttatattgtatattaaaatatactatatttaatataagttattatcCTGCACATTCTTCGattgagaatataatatttgtatttttttatattaaaaattaaattttcaaaaacaaatattgaaaatatattcaattgatattttgtatttccTGTACAATTATACGTTAAAActcataaagaaaaattaacaaatattagaaGGATATCGATAAGAGAGatagatgtaaaaattaaatatctagaaaaaaataattcgtgaGAATTATAAGATTATCTTTAGCACTTAAAAGATGGCGTCTATAGCGAATTTTAtcctatttgtttttttcttacaagTTATTTCTGTTATTCTTTTTCTGTCTTTACGAGTTTGATTTGCGACACtctagagatggcgctgatttcaatatttgtatcTTACCTCTATCCTTTTTACTACTTGCTCTTGTTCATCGTTTGCGAAATGTATGCGCTGAAAAAAAACTCTGATATCCGATTGACTTTCAAgatatcttttaaacaaaatattttgaaaaaataaaaaaatgacttttccgtgaatttttttattttattttataaaaaaaacttacacaAATTACTTCGCTCAGTTTCTTAATCTGTGAGTTTTCTTCTTTGTATAATAcatcatcaatattattaaatatgttagacatgttacaaaaatatttttccgacATATACAatgatcatattaatatttaaattaatatcaaaaatatacgcgattattataatttaaaaaatatactcgaGAACGGTTTTActcattcataaatatttatatacgttgTTCATTGTCATGTTTTTTTTCGCATCGTAccgatttatttcattcattgcattgttagaatttaaatttttgctatgaaaatttttcgttcccAGTGAACGTAAAATGTTTATCTTGTCCATTTCTTTTCGAGGAGTAAACTTTTTCTGTTCCGCATCATCCTGTATACTCGGTGtcgaatatttgttataagtatatttttcgaattgatCCAATACTTTCTCATCTAACGACATAATACCCCTACTTTTACTCAACTCTAtcgattttttcaaatctgCACTTAAcccttttaaatatctcggtGTGGCAATTGCACGCGCccgttcaattttattaacagaATCGACCGATTTCGCGGTAAGAGGTTCAGATTTTTCCGACAATCGATCGAGAGAAGCTTTAGCGTGGCCGCTCTTCGGCGCCCTCGGATGATCCGACATCTTTCGACTGATCTCTTGCGCGAGAGTGTCGCCCCCACAAGATTTCGGCTTATCAATGCAACTAAAGTTGTAATCGAATATACTTCTAGGGCTACGAATACTTTTCAAGCTTGCCTCGATCAAATCAGCCAGATCAAAGCTATCGTCCTTTATGGCAGAATTATCGATTAACAGATCCGAGGTTGTGCTCAAAATTGTGGATTTGCTTTGTccgatttttttcgttttccctTTCGATTTAAGTTTCGGTGTCACTGATTTCTCATTAGTTTTGATCTTCGGTGCAGGCGTACTTTTTGGCTTTGTATTATTAACCTTATCATCCATCATTTTGATACTCACGTTGCTAGTCTTAGTGTCGATTTTCTTTGCtttattctgaaatttattcatttttatctcgcTAGTTTTATTACTAATCGGATCTTTGTTGTCCGTTTCACGTTTATTAGactcgattttattaattatcgactGATctcttagaatttttatattcttctggCCGATAGTCTGTAAAGACTTGAGGATAGGCGTTTTCTTTTCCGAAgtcactttttccttttcgatcgTAGGCTCATTGAGATAATTATCGGacaattttctcgaaagagtattgatattctttttacgATTAGTATCCTTCTTCGTAATCTGATTTTCCGACGGAGCAAACTTTGACGTTATTTTCGTATTCGAAGTGGAAACTTTTACagagttttctatttttcctgTGTTTGTTTTCgccaaattttctatttttggatTTCCTTTCACAGTAGTttcgatttttgaattaaCCAACTTCTGTCTCGTTGTTGTACGAGGTCGATTCATCTGAAAGGGTCGATGCTTGCGTCAATGTGTGatagataaatgaaattattctcatTATCATAGTGAAATTACTTTTTGCTCGAAAATTTCTACTTGCTCTAACTGAAACAATTGTTTCCAATTGCACGGAATATATAAGTTTTCgtacttgtatttttttaatggattgTACTTCTTGTACAATGTTTCCCACACGAAATTATCATCAAAGATCTAAGTATTATAAAGAAGAAGTGAAAAAAGtggataaaatgaatttagatattaaattaatgtttttaccTCTTTAGAGATGTGCGAAAGTGATGTTAATTTGATGATATCTTTTACAgtgagatatttaattaatttattgatcagACACTTTGGCAAGGTTAGTAACGTATTCCTTCCAGAAGCGATATTTCTCacgtgttttaaaaaatattcacctACGGGAAttgtaatgatttataaaaacatgatttataaaattagatttaaaaatttgcaaaaatattttacgctgaaattaatttgataatttttaatttaacgatatttcACAGTTCGAGTAAGTAAGTAATTCGACAAGCATTGAAAATATCGtatgaaaaatgatagatGATGGAAAGAAACagtcaaaataatttctgtactgaaaaaaaaaaaaataaaagacgaTTGACGAAAacgttattaaatatcaatgaagAAACGTGTGAAAtagcgaataattaaaaaaaaacatcgaatAAACGTTATCGTGGGTTTTAGTAATATATCGTAAGTATCGCAAGAGAGGTTattgaaaatcgattttctaCCGAAGATACGTTGTATCTCGTCCTGCAGCTGATGATCTTGCTTGAAATCTGCGAAACAGGAGGTTTGTACAATCGGTGTTTTATGGGGACCGTGCGAGATTCGCCAAAGATAGAGTATCACCTGTAAAAGTAACGAAGTTACGAGGCAGAATCGCGAGGGCGCGATCTATTCGTCAGCACCTGATCATCGAACACTTTCAAACCGTAATAATCTCTGCTGGGAGAAGGTGCTACCGAATACTTTTCCAGGTATTCGAGCTTACCGCTCATACTCGATGTATGATCCAAATCCGTGAAACCTCCGCATTCCACCTGAACTTGCACCGTAATCGATGTATGGTGCAACTTCGCGATTACCAATCgcgaataaaatcgaaatctaACCaatctagttttttttttttttttagttttttaatttgtataaatatacgttTACATTTGCAGTGTGACAGAATgtataaagaatatagaaaataaatagttatttttatttatataaatatatatatatatatatatgtataaaaataaaaaatggtgCGATCAAAATAATGACCATTCACATTGATGCAGTAATCTTTtcgggaatatatatatatttatatacgtaaacaatgtatcaaaataacatatacgaaaaattaagaaagtaaattttttattcacatacgtcataataaaatgattgtgATCGGAATGATGACCATTCACACTGatgcataattaaatttcttcggaGATATACGAgagtatgtataaaaattgaagaatatacgaagaatatacaaaaaataaatagacatTACTTACAAACACCaaaatgaaatgttaataatatgcGATATAATAACCATTTGCATTAACGCAATATTTAATAGCTTTCTTCAGGAATtatgtatttctattttttatttccggCTGAATTATCGGTACATATGCTGCAATCATTACGTCATTTTATTCTCTCGTGTTGTGTCAAGATGaacaatatctttaaattttttttccacagaTAAAAATCcaatcgattgaaatttgagAAACGTCTGAAACCTGACTGACaaactttttcttattctttcaaagaaaatataaaaaaggaaatttttaatgatcaaATCTTATTAACGAGAAACGGAGTGAGGCCAAGATAGAACGAAGTGCAAAATGTTGTTTggtttcattgatatttttattacaataattccaTATGAAGAGATgaagataaatatagaaatgtcGAAGTAAAAATGGAAAGTTGCGTGACATTACAtactattttgtaatattatgtaataacaaTATACAATAGGTAGGCTATACGGTAATATCACAATGCATGATTCACAACTTCGTAAAAGTCTagagaagagaatataaattttaaagataccAGGGACACGTATCATCACCATGCCcctatttatttctctcgaagacaaaacgttattattattattattatcattatatcaattaGAAAACGTACGATGAAAAAAAGTGTAGTGTTTCTTTCCCTCACATTCCTCTTCCTTATCATACTTTTTACACACATACTTTGAGAGAATTGGATATACGTATGTGTAATACGTACGACAAAATGTATGCTCGTGTTTGAATAAATTCCAATTCGTGATCAATTTGTCGTTTTATCGCcttcaatataattacaatagaaTATCGACGAATGCTAAAAGCTAATAGTGGTGTACTCACttttatagttaataattattcttcttaatttttaataataattagaataatcataatagtaataatagtgattcacgataacaataataatgatcaattatatatcatgGACAACAGACGCGTAtggttcttttctttcctcccttttttttttctttttcgtttcttttattttcatctatcctcctctaatttttttttcactctttATAACGTTTGATTGCATGATTGATATGACGTTCCCTAGCTCTTCTGACATGATCGTTATGTATCTTTCGAatgatcgtttaaaaaatcgcatgaaaataaattactatacGCTACCGTAGTCGAGAAGTCTTATGAGCGACGGAATAAACTTAAAGGCTCGTATTCATAACACTGTATTATCACTAAACGATACACCTTTTGTTTCACGAGCGTTTGAAAAcgacgttttctttcttttttttttttttttccttttttttcctttaaattaatagcaaatataatttttttttttccttttttgcaatatattccTTCTCGATTAACGACACGAATAATTTCAGTTTGGACgcaaattttacgattttactCGGTGAGTATAGATTATGATTATCAACGTTAGATCGCTAATTTTGATTAAGAATTAGTTATCAATTCTCTCAACGATtgcttataattatcattttttttttcttttttttttttttcctctctccttagaatttaaaacattctccgacagattttataaatataaattatcatttatgttGAACATCGAcgatatttaaagaagaaatatagtcataataagaatttcaatattgttgttgttattattattataaagatcgTTTTATATGGAAAGTAAAGGAGTATAGTTTGTTCTACTAGAGCGTTTTGAATACAGGCCagatagtataaaaaattgagtTTCGTGCCACCATCaacacctttttttttttctttttttctttttttctttttttctttttttttccgtaaACTGGTCGTTGTTGTAAATTTCTCTCCAACAATTTATGGCTCGTTACGAGAAGCTGAGTGAAAATAGAACGTTCCACGTTtaaatttctcgtttcttcgaattatAACGTTTCCTAGATCTAACTCAATCGCTATATTTATCGATCTATGTCGGTACATTCCATGggatattgtaaaattgttcCAAAAAATGTGAATACAAGACAAGAAGTATAAgttcaatcaaatataaattacattgtcTGCAAATGATTTATGACAATTCAAGAATTCTTTTATAGTTTAAATtgacaaattaattaagttacaATACTTAATATCTATtgaaattacttaattaacttgtcaacattttcaaaaaatgtaatttatatactgATCTAGCTTCATTTAACATTTCAAAAGTGACaagatattacatttataaattaatccttaaaaattttgaatttgaatctcaagaatcaattacaatttttcaatggataaaagaaaatcgaaacacAATCGTATACAATTTTCATATCCCAAATTATGGAATCTCGAATGATCTAAAACTGGTTCCACAAATCTAAATACGTGCGTTTTTCTCTAATTCGCGTGTTACACAAAGTTTTGTACTCAGCACACCCACGACGAATTATTACCATACAGATTAAGTCTCGTTCCTCGTTCTAATTAATTGTACCATCGTTATGAGTATATATCCGCGTGATTTGTATCGAAGATAAAAAGTTTCTCTCGTCGGGTACGAACAACATAAGCgtaaacgacgacgacgacgacgacgatgcgTACCTCTGATTGCAACGTATAATATGCTCATATACGTGTGTATACATaaatgtgtatacatatagatacatatatatatatatatatatataatattatctggAAGAACAGATTTGCATATTGCAACAGCGCGAATAATACCGTCACGCCTTACCGAGGTAAACGATATCcgcatttttacatttcttcctcttcgataTGTTGCTCTATCGTTTACTTCTTTTGGTCGATTAATCGGATTTCGTAACATCAGtaaacgtaaaaaatatttttccaatataaaacGTACATTTgacaatcgatcgatttatattGAGTTAATCTTGTAacaagtataatattattatatgttacaaTTCGTTCTAAAAATCGTTTTCTTTTAGATTCATTAATGTTtggttataattttcaatgataaatttcgaatataaaatatatatttgatataaatatatatattaattttacaatacgaataaatattgctATATCGTTATAGTTcattcgaaatcaattttgttcaatttcttttgatttttgaaacaaatctctccatttttttttttgaatataaaacgaTCGATCTGCTAATTAATTTCGTAACGATAACATATATTGCTGCATGTAATATAATTCGCTTGGAATCAACTCGACGctcgaaaaatcattaaatgcTAATCGCATGCATTCATCATCGTTCCGTCAATAAGGCGATCGGGTTTGGTAAAAGTTTAACGAGTACcaataaagagagaaatagagattCGGTACTCGAGTTAAAACGTAACTAACGGGAGTTAAATATGGATGAACCTGAAGGGCTACAAGTAATCCCTCGCCTCACTTTCGGATATAATTgcgttttatattaaatatcgagtAAAAAGTAGTCAATGTAAGCTATTCTTCTCCAAGTACTTTGTACATCGAATGAAATCCCCTATCGAAACGCCATCTCGAAATGAATTCTAAGACTATTGTAttatcctcttccttcttcgtttcttcttttccaagaATTACTGGACCAACGACACCGTGGTGTCCGTTAAACCACCCTCGTCACGGCATATGCTGGAGGAAGTGGTCGTTTCCTCGGAAGTGGCAGGGGCCACCGTCAA
This window encodes:
- the LOC100576976 gene encoding putative leucine-rich repeat-containing protein DDB_G0290503, yielding MSGKLEYLEKYSVAPSPSRDYYGLKVFDDQVILYLWRISHGPHKTPIVQTSCFADFKQDHQLQDEIQRIFGEYFLKHVRNIASGRNTLLTLPKCLINKLIKYLTVKDIIKLTSLSHISKEIFDDNFVWETLYKKYNPLKKYKYENLYIPCNWKQLFQLEQVEIFEQKMNRPRTTTRQKLVNSKIETTVKGNPKIENLAKTNTGKIENSVKVSTSNTKITSKFAPSENQITKKDTNRKKNINTLSRKLSDNYLNEPTIEKEKVTSEKKTPILKSLQTIGQKNIKILRDQSIINKIESNKRETDNKDPISNKTSEIKMNKFQNKAKKIDTKTSNVSIKMMDDKVNNTKPKSTPAPKIKTNEKSVTPKLKSKGKTKKIGQSKSTILSTTSDLLIDNSAIKDDSFDLADLIEASLKSIRSPRSIFDYNFSCIDKPKSCGGDTLAQEISRKMSDHPRAPKSGHAKASLDRLSEKSEPLTAKSVDSVNKIERARAIATPRYLKGLSADLKKSIELSKSRGIMSLDEKVLDQFEKYTYNKYSTPSIQDDAEQKKFTPRKEMDKINILRSLGTKNFHSKNLNSNNAMNEINRYDAKKNMTMNNVYKYL